Proteins encoded within one genomic window of Tamandua tetradactyla isolate mTamTet1 chromosome 11, mTamTet1.pri, whole genome shotgun sequence:
- the MCOLN3 gene encoding mucolipin-3 isoform X4, whose product MEGRQVGAGCEIQLSRTAPAPQPAEEMANPEAVITNCSSHEEENHCNFNQPTTISEELLLEDQMRRKLKFFFMNPCEKFWARGRKPWKLVIQILKIAMVTIQLVIFGLSNQMVVAFKEENTLSFKHLFLKGYVDQIDDTYAVYTQSEVYDQINFAVNQPFSFWLKYLQLCNISVGNHAYESKGSKQSAMAICQYFYKRGNIYPGNDTFDIDPEIETECFFVEPDELFHIGTLEEKKLNLTLDFHRLLTVELQFKLKAINLQTVRHHELPDCYDFTLTIIFDNMAHSGRIKISLDSDVSIRECEDWHVSGSTQKNTHYTMIFDGFVILTCLASLMLCFRSVIKGFQLQQEFVQFFLLHYKKEVSASDQMEFVNGWYIMIIVSDMLTIIGSILKMEIEAKSLTSYDVCSILLGTSTMLVWLGVIRYLSFFQKYNLLILTLQVALPIVVRFCCCVAMIYLGYCFCGWIVLGPYHEKRYQQDGFPESELRMFMSECKDLPNSGKYKLQNDHAVSIFCCCKK is encoded by the exons agATGGCAAATCCTGAGGCAGTTATAACTAACTGCAGCTCTCATGAAGAGGAAAATCACTGCAATTTTAACCAGCCCACAACCATCTCTGAGGAGCTCCTATTAGAAGACCAAATGAGGCGAAaactcaaattcttttttatgaatCCTTGTGAGAAGTTCTGGGCTCGAGGTAGAAAACCATGGAAACTTGTCATACAAATTCTAAAAATTGCAATGGTGACAATACAG cTGGTCATTTTTGGGCTAAGTAATCAGATGGTGGTAgctttcaaagaagaaaacactcTCTCATTCAAACACCTCTTCCTAAAAGGATACGTAGACCAAATCGATGACACATACGCAGTGTACACACAAAGTGAGGTATACGATCAGATCAACTTCGCAGTGAACCAG cccttttctttttggttgaAGTACCTGCAGCTCTGCAACATCTCGGTCGGGAACCACGCTTATGAGAGCAAGGGGAGCAAGCAGTCCGCTATGGCCATCTGTCAGTACTTCTACAAGCGAGGAAACATCTACCCTGGCAACGATACCTTTGACATTGATCCAGAAATTGAAACGG AATGTTTCTTTGTAGAGCCAGAtgaactttttcacattggaacactagaagaaaaaaagctcAACTTAACGTTGGACTTTCACAG ACTTTTAACAGTGGAGCTTCAGTTTAAACTGAAGGCCATTAATCTGCAAACAGTCCGTCATCACGAGCTTCCCGACTGTTATGACTTCACTCTGACT ATCATATTTGACAATATGGCTCATAGTGGAagaattaaaataagtttagataGTGATGTTTCCATCAGAGAATGTGAAGACTGGCATGTGTCTGGATCAA ctcAGAAGAACACTCATTACACAATGATCTTTGATGGCTTTGTCATCCTGACGTGCTTGGCCTCCTTAATGCTCTGCTTTCGATCTGTGATCAAAGGATTCCAGCTTCAGCAG GAATTTGTCCAATTTTTCCTCCTGCATTATAAGAAAGAAGTTTCTGCTTCTGATCAAATGGAATTTGTCAATGGATGGTACATTATGATTATTGTTAGTGATATGTTGACAATCATTGGATCAATTCTGAAAATGGAAATTGAAGCTAAG AGCCTAACAAGTTATGATGTCTGTAGCATACTTCTTGGGACCTCTACCATGCTTGTGTGGCTTGGAGTCATCCGATACCTCAGTTTCTTTCAGAAGTACAAT CTCCTTATTCTGACCCTCCAGGTAGCACTGCCCATCGTTGTCAGATTCTGCTGCTGTGTGGCTATGATTTATTTAGGATATTGCTTCTGTGGATGGATTGTGCTGGGGCCTTACCACGAGAAG CGTTACCAACAAGATGGCTTCCCAGAGTCTGAACTTCGTATGTTTATGTCAGAGTGCAAAGACTTACCCAACTctggaaaatacaaattacaaaACGACCATGCAGTATCCATATTCTGCTGTTGTAAAAAATAG
- the MCOLN3 gene encoding mucolipin-3 isoform X1 translates to MEGRQVGAGCEIQLSRTAPAPQPAEEMANPEAVITNCSSHEEENHCNFNQPTTISEELLLEDQMRRKLKFFFMNPCEKFWARGRKPWKLVIQILKIAMVTIQLVIFGLSNQMVVAFKEENTLSFKHLFLKGYVDQIDDTYAVYTQSEVYDQINFAVNQPFSFWLKYLQLCNISVGNHAYESKGSKQSAMAICQYFYKRGNIYPGNDTFDIDPEIETECFFVEPDELFHIGTLEEKKLNLTLDFHRLLTVELQFKLKAINLQTVRHHELPDCYDFTLTIIFDNMAHSGRIKISLDSDVSIRECEDWHVSGSTQKNTHYTMIFDGFVILTCLASLMLCFRSVIKGFQLQQEFVQFFLLHYKKEVSASDQMEFVNGWYIMIIVSDMLTIIGSILKMEIEAKSLTSYDVCSILLGTSTMLVWLGVIRYLSFFQKYNLLILTLQVALPIVVRFCCCVAMIYLGYCFCGWIVLGPYHEKFRSLNIVSECLFSLINGDDMFATFANMQQKSYLVWLFSRVYLYSFISLFIYMILSLFIALITDTYETIKRYQQDGFPESELRMFMSECKDLPNSGKYKLQNDHAVSIFCCCKK, encoded by the exons agATGGCAAATCCTGAGGCAGTTATAACTAACTGCAGCTCTCATGAAGAGGAAAATCACTGCAATTTTAACCAGCCCACAACCATCTCTGAGGAGCTCCTATTAGAAGACCAAATGAGGCGAAaactcaaattcttttttatgaatCCTTGTGAGAAGTTCTGGGCTCGAGGTAGAAAACCATGGAAACTTGTCATACAAATTCTAAAAATTGCAATGGTGACAATACAG cTGGTCATTTTTGGGCTAAGTAATCAGATGGTGGTAgctttcaaagaagaaaacactcTCTCATTCAAACACCTCTTCCTAAAAGGATACGTAGACCAAATCGATGACACATACGCAGTGTACACACAAAGTGAGGTATACGATCAGATCAACTTCGCAGTGAACCAG cccttttctttttggttgaAGTACCTGCAGCTCTGCAACATCTCGGTCGGGAACCACGCTTATGAGAGCAAGGGGAGCAAGCAGTCCGCTATGGCCATCTGTCAGTACTTCTACAAGCGAGGAAACATCTACCCTGGCAACGATACCTTTGACATTGATCCAGAAATTGAAACGG AATGTTTCTTTGTAGAGCCAGAtgaactttttcacattggaacactagaagaaaaaaagctcAACTTAACGTTGGACTTTCACAG ACTTTTAACAGTGGAGCTTCAGTTTAAACTGAAGGCCATTAATCTGCAAACAGTCCGTCATCACGAGCTTCCCGACTGTTATGACTTCACTCTGACT ATCATATTTGACAATATGGCTCATAGTGGAagaattaaaataagtttagataGTGATGTTTCCATCAGAGAATGTGAAGACTGGCATGTGTCTGGATCAA ctcAGAAGAACACTCATTACACAATGATCTTTGATGGCTTTGTCATCCTGACGTGCTTGGCCTCCTTAATGCTCTGCTTTCGATCTGTGATCAAAGGATTCCAGCTTCAGCAG GAATTTGTCCAATTTTTCCTCCTGCATTATAAGAAAGAAGTTTCTGCTTCTGATCAAATGGAATTTGTCAATGGATGGTACATTATGATTATTGTTAGTGATATGTTGACAATCATTGGATCAATTCTGAAAATGGAAATTGAAGCTAAG AGCCTAACAAGTTATGATGTCTGTAGCATACTTCTTGGGACCTCTACCATGCTTGTGTGGCTTGGAGTCATCCGATACCTCAGTTTCTTTCAGAAGTACAAT CTCCTTATTCTGACCCTCCAGGTAGCACTGCCCATCGTTGTCAGATTCTGCTGCTGTGTGGCTATGATTTATTTAGGATATTGCTTCTGTGGATGGATTGTGCTGGGGCCTTACCACGAGAAG ttccgTTCTCTGAACATAGTCTCCGAGTGTCTTTTTTCTCTGATAAATGGAGATGACATGTTTGCCACATTTGCAAATATGCAGCAAAAAAGTTACTTGGTTTGGCTGTTTAGCAGAGTTTACCTCTACTCGTTCATCAGCCtctttatatatatgattttaagTCTCTTCATTGCACTAATCACTGACACATATGAAACAATTAAG CGTTACCAACAAGATGGCTTCCCAGAGTCTGAACTTCGTATGTTTATGTCAGAGTGCAAAGACTTACCCAACTctggaaaatacaaattacaaaACGACCATGCAGTATCCATATTCTGCTGTTGTAAAAAATAG
- the MCOLN3 gene encoding mucolipin-3 isoform X2: MEGRQVGAGCEIQLSRTAPAPQPAEEMANPEAVITNCSSHEEENHCNFNQPTTISEELLLEDQMRRKLKFFFMNPCEKFWARGRKPWKLVIQILKIAMVTIQLVIFGLSNQMVVAFKEENTLSFKHLFLKGYVDQIDDTYAVYTQSEVYDQINFAVNQYLQLCNISVGNHAYESKGSKQSAMAICQYFYKRGNIYPGNDTFDIDPEIETECFFVEPDELFHIGTLEEKKLNLTLDFHRLLTVELQFKLKAINLQTVRHHELPDCYDFTLTIIFDNMAHSGRIKISLDSDVSIRECEDWHVSGSTQKNTHYTMIFDGFVILTCLASLMLCFRSVIKGFQLQQEFVQFFLLHYKKEVSASDQMEFVNGWYIMIIVSDMLTIIGSILKMEIEAKSLTSYDVCSILLGTSTMLVWLGVIRYLSFFQKYNLLILTLQVALPIVVRFCCCVAMIYLGYCFCGWIVLGPYHEKFRSLNIVSECLFSLINGDDMFATFANMQQKSYLVWLFSRVYLYSFISLFIYMILSLFIALITDTYETIKRYQQDGFPESELRMFMSECKDLPNSGKYKLQNDHAVSIFCCCKK, encoded by the exons agATGGCAAATCCTGAGGCAGTTATAACTAACTGCAGCTCTCATGAAGAGGAAAATCACTGCAATTTTAACCAGCCCACAACCATCTCTGAGGAGCTCCTATTAGAAGACCAAATGAGGCGAAaactcaaattcttttttatgaatCCTTGTGAGAAGTTCTGGGCTCGAGGTAGAAAACCATGGAAACTTGTCATACAAATTCTAAAAATTGCAATGGTGACAATACAG cTGGTCATTTTTGGGCTAAGTAATCAGATGGTGGTAgctttcaaagaagaaaacactcTCTCATTCAAACACCTCTTCCTAAAAGGATACGTAGACCAAATCGATGACACATACGCAGTGTACACACAAAGTGAGGTATACGATCAGATCAACTTCGCAGTGAACCAG TACCTGCAGCTCTGCAACATCTCGGTCGGGAACCACGCTTATGAGAGCAAGGGGAGCAAGCAGTCCGCTATGGCCATCTGTCAGTACTTCTACAAGCGAGGAAACATCTACCCTGGCAACGATACCTTTGACATTGATCCAGAAATTGAAACGG AATGTTTCTTTGTAGAGCCAGAtgaactttttcacattggaacactagaagaaaaaaagctcAACTTAACGTTGGACTTTCACAG ACTTTTAACAGTGGAGCTTCAGTTTAAACTGAAGGCCATTAATCTGCAAACAGTCCGTCATCACGAGCTTCCCGACTGTTATGACTTCACTCTGACT ATCATATTTGACAATATGGCTCATAGTGGAagaattaaaataagtttagataGTGATGTTTCCATCAGAGAATGTGAAGACTGGCATGTGTCTGGATCAA ctcAGAAGAACACTCATTACACAATGATCTTTGATGGCTTTGTCATCCTGACGTGCTTGGCCTCCTTAATGCTCTGCTTTCGATCTGTGATCAAAGGATTCCAGCTTCAGCAG GAATTTGTCCAATTTTTCCTCCTGCATTATAAGAAAGAAGTTTCTGCTTCTGATCAAATGGAATTTGTCAATGGATGGTACATTATGATTATTGTTAGTGATATGTTGACAATCATTGGATCAATTCTGAAAATGGAAATTGAAGCTAAG AGCCTAACAAGTTATGATGTCTGTAGCATACTTCTTGGGACCTCTACCATGCTTGTGTGGCTTGGAGTCATCCGATACCTCAGTTTCTTTCAGAAGTACAAT CTCCTTATTCTGACCCTCCAGGTAGCACTGCCCATCGTTGTCAGATTCTGCTGCTGTGTGGCTATGATTTATTTAGGATATTGCTTCTGTGGATGGATTGTGCTGGGGCCTTACCACGAGAAG ttccgTTCTCTGAACATAGTCTCCGAGTGTCTTTTTTCTCTGATAAATGGAGATGACATGTTTGCCACATTTGCAAATATGCAGCAAAAAAGTTACTTGGTTTGGCTGTTTAGCAGAGTTTACCTCTACTCGTTCATCAGCCtctttatatatatgattttaagTCTCTTCATTGCACTAATCACTGACACATATGAAACAATTAAG CGTTACCAACAAGATGGCTTCCCAGAGTCTGAACTTCGTATGTTTATGTCAGAGTGCAAAGACTTACCCAACTctggaaaatacaaattacaaaACGACCATGCAGTATCCATATTCTGCTGTTGTAAAAAATAG
- the MCOLN3 gene encoding mucolipin-3 isoform X3: MANPEAVITNCSSHEEENHCNFNQPTTISEELLLEDQMRRKLKFFFMNPCEKFWARGRKPWKLVIQILKIAMVTIQLVIFGLSNQMVVAFKEENTLSFKHLFLKGYVDQIDDTYAVYTQSEVYDQINFAVNQPFSFWLKYLQLCNISVGNHAYESKGSKQSAMAICQYFYKRGNIYPGNDTFDIDPEIETECFFVEPDELFHIGTLEEKKLNLTLDFHRLLTVELQFKLKAINLQTVRHHELPDCYDFTLTIIFDNMAHSGRIKISLDSDVSIRECEDWHVSGSTQKNTHYTMIFDGFVILTCLASLMLCFRSVIKGFQLQQEFVQFFLLHYKKEVSASDQMEFVNGWYIMIIVSDMLTIIGSILKMEIEAKSLTSYDVCSILLGTSTMLVWLGVIRYLSFFQKYNLLILTLQVALPIVVRFCCCVAMIYLGYCFCGWIVLGPYHEKFRSLNIVSECLFSLINGDDMFATFANMQQKSYLVWLFSRVYLYSFISLFIYMILSLFIALITDTYETIKRYQQDGFPESELRMFMSECKDLPNSGKYKLQNDHAVSIFCCCKK, from the exons ATGGCAAATCCTGAGGCAGTTATAACTAACTGCAGCTCTCATGAAGAGGAAAATCACTGCAATTTTAACCAGCCCACAACCATCTCTGAGGAGCTCCTATTAGAAGACCAAATGAGGCGAAaactcaaattcttttttatgaatCCTTGTGAGAAGTTCTGGGCTCGAGGTAGAAAACCATGGAAACTTGTCATACAAATTCTAAAAATTGCAATGGTGACAATACAG cTGGTCATTTTTGGGCTAAGTAATCAGATGGTGGTAgctttcaaagaagaaaacactcTCTCATTCAAACACCTCTTCCTAAAAGGATACGTAGACCAAATCGATGACACATACGCAGTGTACACACAAAGTGAGGTATACGATCAGATCAACTTCGCAGTGAACCAG cccttttctttttggttgaAGTACCTGCAGCTCTGCAACATCTCGGTCGGGAACCACGCTTATGAGAGCAAGGGGAGCAAGCAGTCCGCTATGGCCATCTGTCAGTACTTCTACAAGCGAGGAAACATCTACCCTGGCAACGATACCTTTGACATTGATCCAGAAATTGAAACGG AATGTTTCTTTGTAGAGCCAGAtgaactttttcacattggaacactagaagaaaaaaagctcAACTTAACGTTGGACTTTCACAG ACTTTTAACAGTGGAGCTTCAGTTTAAACTGAAGGCCATTAATCTGCAAACAGTCCGTCATCACGAGCTTCCCGACTGTTATGACTTCACTCTGACT ATCATATTTGACAATATGGCTCATAGTGGAagaattaaaataagtttagataGTGATGTTTCCATCAGAGAATGTGAAGACTGGCATGTGTCTGGATCAA ctcAGAAGAACACTCATTACACAATGATCTTTGATGGCTTTGTCATCCTGACGTGCTTGGCCTCCTTAATGCTCTGCTTTCGATCTGTGATCAAAGGATTCCAGCTTCAGCAG GAATTTGTCCAATTTTTCCTCCTGCATTATAAGAAAGAAGTTTCTGCTTCTGATCAAATGGAATTTGTCAATGGATGGTACATTATGATTATTGTTAGTGATATGTTGACAATCATTGGATCAATTCTGAAAATGGAAATTGAAGCTAAG AGCCTAACAAGTTATGATGTCTGTAGCATACTTCTTGGGACCTCTACCATGCTTGTGTGGCTTGGAGTCATCCGATACCTCAGTTTCTTTCAGAAGTACAAT CTCCTTATTCTGACCCTCCAGGTAGCACTGCCCATCGTTGTCAGATTCTGCTGCTGTGTGGCTATGATTTATTTAGGATATTGCTTCTGTGGATGGATTGTGCTGGGGCCTTACCACGAGAAG ttccgTTCTCTGAACATAGTCTCCGAGTGTCTTTTTTCTCTGATAAATGGAGATGACATGTTTGCCACATTTGCAAATATGCAGCAAAAAAGTTACTTGGTTTGGCTGTTTAGCAGAGTTTACCTCTACTCGTTCATCAGCCtctttatatatatgattttaagTCTCTTCATTGCACTAATCACTGACACATATGAAACAATTAAG CGTTACCAACAAGATGGCTTCCCAGAGTCTGAACTTCGTATGTTTATGTCAGAGTGCAAAGACTTACCCAACTctggaaaatacaaattacaaaACGACCATGCAGTATCCATATTCTGCTGTTGTAAAAAATAG